A single genomic interval of Lysobacter avium harbors:
- a CDS encoding MlaA family lipoprotein: MPTRPRNRHRRAPSQALGLCLVLAVASVGCASAQARSDAAQPVSSADSLLNDPLDPGADSAAAVAGDSPAQQDAGEQAETTTGIAAPDEDTADAQARTDAERDFDALYGPYDPVADPNLPAAAQMPGVYDPWERYNRSMHRFNNAVDRSVARPLARFYVAVTPRPVRLGVSNFFSNLGQPVTAVNALLQGKPGQAGQAMGRFVLNTTLGIAGIFDPASDANLDRRSEDFGQTLGVWGWERSRYVELPLFGPRTVRDVLGMVGDAPLSPLRQVEEDKIRIPLQGLQLVDVRTQLLSTDSLREGAADDYALVRDAWMQRRNYQILGDRMNEETDDALPDYLRDDDNPLVPASAMPVMPTDN, encoded by the coding sequence ATGCCAACCCGACCCCGTAACCGTCACCGCCGCGCGCCTTCGCAGGCGCTGGGCCTGTGCTTGGTGCTCGCCGTCGCGAGCGTGGGTTGCGCCAGCGCGCAGGCGCGCAGCGACGCGGCGCAGCCAGTATCTTCGGCGGACTCGTTGTTGAATGACCCGCTCGATCCTGGTGCGGACTCCGCCGCGGCGGTCGCCGGGGATTCACCGGCGCAGCAGGACGCCGGGGAGCAGGCGGAGACCACCACGGGAATTGCCGCACCCGATGAGGACACCGCCGACGCGCAAGCCCGCACCGACGCGGAGCGCGATTTCGACGCGCTCTATGGCCCTTATGATCCGGTCGCCGATCCCAACCTGCCGGCGGCCGCACAGATGCCCGGCGTCTACGATCCGTGGGAGCGCTACAACCGCTCCATGCACCGCTTCAACAACGCAGTCGATCGCAGCGTCGCGCGACCGCTGGCGCGGTTCTACGTCGCGGTAACGCCGCGCCCGGTTCGGCTGGGAGTGAGCAATTTCTTCAGCAACCTGGGCCAGCCGGTCACCGCGGTCAACGCCCTGTTGCAGGGAAAGCCGGGGCAGGCCGGACAGGCCATGGGGCGCTTCGTGCTCAACACCACGCTTGGCATCGCCGGCATCTTCGATCCTGCCAGCGACGCCAATCTGGATCGCCGCAGCGAGGACTTCGGCCAGACCCTGGGCGTGTGGGGCTGGGAGCGCTCGCGCTACGTCGAGCTGCCGTTATTCGGCCCGCGAACCGTGCGCGACGTGCTTGGCATGGTCGGCGATGCCCCGCTCAGCCCGCTGCGCCAGGTCGAAGAGGACAAGATCCGGATCCCGTTGCAGGGCCTGCAACTGGTGGATGTACGCACCCAGTTGCTGTCGACCGACAGCCTGCGCGAAGGCGCCGCGGATGACTACGCGCTGGTCCGCGATGCGTGGATGCAGCGCCGCAACTACCAGATCCTCGGCGACCGCATGAACGAGGAAACGGATGACGCGCTGCCCGATTACCTGCGCGACGACGACAACCCGCTCGTCCCCGCCTCGGCCATGCCGGTGATGCCGACCGACAACTGA
- a CDS encoding STAS domain-containing protein has protein sequence MGSAASIASVRREDDALVFSGTLDRGAVPALWTQCAAWQSGVTRLDLVAVDRVDSAGVALLAELAARTGASAVEGDPIGLAELRRAYRLGATLDFAT, from the coding sequence ATGGGTTCCGCTGCGTCCATCGCATCGGTCCGGCGTGAGGACGACGCGCTGGTGTTTTCCGGCACGCTGGACCGCGGCGCAGTGCCTGCGCTGTGGACGCAATGCGCCGCATGGCAGTCTGGCGTCACGCGGCTCGATCTGGTCGCAGTGGACCGCGTGGACAGTGCTGGCGTGGCTCTGCTTGCCGAGCTGGCGGCCCGCACCGGCGCGAGCGCGGTGGAAGGCGACCCGATCGGCCTGGCCGAGCTGCGGCGCGCCTACCGTCTGGGCGCCACGTTGGATTTTGCCACCTAG
- a CDS encoding MlaC/ttg2D family ABC transporter substrate-binding protein, producing MKIRLISVLVSAALLATVPALAFAGGQTAAPATSTAATPSKLVLDNSTRVLTTLEARRAEFTTDRAALQKFISAEFEQMFDSKYAAQLVLGRHGRGAADADVNRFAKALTSNLMGRYGSSLLDFNTRLKVRIKSETPLRGGAMVKVSSEFLRQGGDPIPVDYLMRKVGNDWKVFDVMVEGVSFVQTFRNQFDEPLARKSINEISTDLEAGRLQPTAK from the coding sequence ATGAAAATCCGCCTGATCTCCGTTCTGGTCTCAGCTGCCTTGCTGGCCACCGTTCCCGCCCTGGCGTTCGCCGGCGGACAGACCGCCGCTCCGGCGACGTCGACCGCTGCCACGCCCAGCAAGCTGGTGCTGGACAACTCCACCCGCGTGCTGACAACGCTGGAAGCGCGTCGCGCCGAGTTCACCACCGATCGCGCCGCGCTGCAGAAGTTCATCAGTGCCGAATTCGAGCAGATGTTCGACAGCAAGTACGCCGCCCAACTGGTGCTCGGCCGCCACGGCCGCGGGGCTGCGGACGCGGACGTCAACCGTTTTGCCAAGGCGCTGACCAGCAACCTGATGGGCCGCTACGGTTCGTCGTTGCTGGACTTCAATACCCGCCTGAAAGTGCGCATCAAGTCGGAGACGCCGCTGCGTGGCGGCGCGATGGTGAAGGTGTCCAGCGAATTCCTTCGCCAGGGCGGCGATCCGATTCCGGTGGACTACCTGATGCGCAAGGTGGGCAACGACTGGAAGGTATTCGACGTCATGGTGGAAGGCGTGAGTTTCGTGCAGACCTTCCGCAACCAGTTTGACGAGCCGTTGGCGCGCAAGTCGATCAACGAGATCTCGACCGACCTGGAAGCGGGCAGGCTGCAGCCGACCGCCAAGTGA
- the mlaD gene encoding outer membrane lipid asymmetry maintenance protein MlaD encodes MSNHSPRIEFAVGAFLLLALASLLVLAMSSTNGKLGWFGGNDYEITARFSNLGPLRSNAPVKIGGVAIGRVSGITLDPVKLDSVVTLAIDKRYDDLPADTSAAILTSGLLGESYIGLQPGGDPEPLKEGDQIFLTQSSVDLIQMVGKYMFSGGPENGPGSADDGAAELPAYLQESGDTPKD; translated from the coding sequence ATGAGCAACCACAGCCCCCGTATCGAATTCGCCGTCGGCGCCTTTTTGCTGCTCGCATTGGCGTCCCTGCTGGTGCTGGCCATGAGCTCCACCAACGGCAAGCTGGGCTGGTTTGGTGGCAATGACTACGAGATCACCGCCCGCTTCAGCAACCTCGGCCCCTTGCGCTCCAATGCGCCGGTCAAGATCGGTGGCGTGGCGATCGGCCGGGTGTCCGGCATCACCCTGGACCCGGTGAAGCTGGACTCGGTGGTGACACTGGCCATCGACAAGCGATATGACGACCTGCCGGCGGACACCAGCGCCGCCATCCTCACCTCCGGCCTGCTGGGTGAGAGCTACATCGGCCTGCAGCCCGGCGGCGATCCCGAGCCCCTGAAAGAGGGCGACCAGATCTTCCTGACCCAGTCCTCGGTCGACCTGATCCAGATGGTCGGCAAGTACATGTTCAGCGGCGGTCCGGAGAATGGGCCGGGTAGCGCCGATGACGGCGCCGCCGAGCTTCCTGCGTACCTGCAGGAGAGCGGCGACACTCCCAAGGACTGA
- a CDS encoding MlaE family lipid ABC transporter permease subunit, with protein MAIAPPVRSVGRAGLFTLSVLRASVPSRDLFRELVREIYKIGARSLPIIVVGGAFVGLSLTLLAYRALDTYGASTQVSMILGLGIYRELGPVLTALLFIGRAGSSIAAELGLMRATDQITALGLMGIDPVGKAVAPRFWAAVLCVPLLTGFFCSLAISASYLEAVHVIGVDAGVFWQVLRDSVDLVDDFGMAMVKSAVFGGVAALVAAYVGFHAEPTIEGTSVATTKAVVNASLLVLMLNFVMSALLFN; from the coding sequence ATGGCCATCGCCCCCCCGGTCCGCTCGGTCGGTCGCGCCGGCCTGTTCACCCTGTCGGTGCTGCGCGCCTCGGTCCCTAGCCGCGACCTGTTCCGCGAGCTGGTCCGTGAGATCTACAAGATCGGTGCGCGCTCGCTGCCGATCATCGTCGTTGGCGGCGCCTTCGTCGGCCTGTCGCTGACCCTGCTGGCGTATCGCGCGCTGGACACCTACGGCGCCAGTACCCAGGTCAGCATGATCCTGGGCCTGGGCATCTACCGCGAGCTGGGCCCGGTACTGACGGCGCTGCTCTTCATCGGTCGCGCCGGCTCATCCATCGCCGCCGAGCTGGGACTGATGCGCGCGACCGACCAGATCACCGCGCTGGGCCTGATGGGCATCGACCCCGTTGGCAAGGCGGTCGCACCGCGGTTCTGGGCCGCCGTGCTGTGCGTACCGCTGCTGACCGGCTTCTTCTGCAGCCTGGCCATCAGCGCCAGCTACCTGGAGGCGGTGCACGTGATCGGCGTGGACGCCGGGGTGTTCTGGCAGGTCCTGCGCGACAGCGTCGACCTGGTCGACGACTTCGGCATGGCGATGGTCAAGTCCGCGGTGTTTGGCGGTGTGGCAGCGCTGGTGGCGGCCTATGTCGGTTTCCATGCCGAACCCACCATCGAAGGCACCTCGGTGGCGACCACCAAGGCGGTGGTGAACGCCTCGCTGCTGGTGCTGATGCTGAACTTCGTGATGTCCGCCCTGCTATTCAACTGA
- a CDS encoding ABC transporter ATP-binding protein — MTVSDPIVRLAGLRLDRGSRTVLQDINLSVPRGQVLTVFGPSGSGKSTLLAALTGELAAAAGTVEIFGQPIPRRSRALYEVRKGIGVLLQGNGLLTDLTVAENVALPLRTHTALPRAVIDRLVRMKLHAVGLVAAADAFPRELSGGMARRVALARALAMDPPLMIYDEPLTGLDPIAAGVVMELVRRLNDSLGLTSILVSHHVRETLPICDQAIMIANRTIVFSGTPAELQASTDPLVRQFLDGDPDGPIAFDARPRTATTSQEAA; from the coding sequence ATGACCGTTTCCGACCCCATTGTCCGCCTTGCCGGCCTGCGCCTTGATCGCGGCAGCCGCACGGTATTGCAGGACATCAACCTCAGCGTGCCACGCGGCCAGGTGCTGACGGTGTTCGGCCCCTCCGGCAGCGGCAAGTCCACCCTGCTGGCGGCGCTGACGGGCGAACTGGCGGCTGCCGCGGGCACGGTGGAGATCTTCGGCCAGCCGATTCCGCGCCGATCCCGTGCGCTCTATGAAGTGCGCAAGGGCATCGGCGTGTTGCTGCAGGGCAATGGCCTGCTGACGGACCTGACCGTGGCCGAGAACGTGGCCCTGCCGCTGCGCACCCACACGGCGCTGCCGCGGGCGGTCATCGACCGCCTGGTGCGGATGAAGCTGCATGCCGTCGGCCTGGTGGCCGCGGCGGATGCGTTCCCGCGCGAATTGTCCGGAGGAATGGCGCGCCGGGTTGCGCTGGCACGGGCGCTGGCGATGGACCCGCCGCTGATGATCTACGACGAGCCGCTGACCGGACTGGATCCGATCGCCGCCGGGGTGGTGATGGAACTGGTGCGCCGGCTCAATGACAGCCTCGGCCTGACCAGCATCCTGGTGTCGCACCACGTCCGCGAAACCCTCCCAATCTGCGACCAGGCGATCATGATTGCCAATCGCACGATCGTGTTTTCCGGCACGCCGGCCGAATTGCAGGCAAGCACCGATCCGCTGGTGCGGCAGTTCCTGGATGGCGATCCGGACGGCCCGATCGCGTTCGATGCGCGGCCCCGCACCGCCACCACGTCACAGGAAGCCGCCTGA